One Aerococcus urinaeequi DNA segment encodes these proteins:
- a CDS encoding single-stranded DNA-binding protein — translation MNQVQLIGRLAREVTLTEISNDRQVVNNAVAINRKGKDGTDHVDFIPITAWNGTAKLIDTYMQKGDELAVVGQLRMRQFENKQGQNASTIEVQVSEVTFLRKKMGIDQPQNPAEQLMTNIETLILD, via the coding sequence ATGAATCAAGTGCAATTAATCGGACGTTTAGCCAGAGAAGTCACCCTAACTGAAATTTCAAACGACCGACAAGTGGTCAACAACGCAGTAGCCATTAACCGTAAAGGGAAAGATGGGACTGACCATGTCGACTTTATCCCTATTACCGCTTGGAACGGGACGGCTAAACTCATTGATACCTACATGCAAAAAGGCGATGAATTAGCGGTTGTTGGTCAATTGCGTATGCGTCAGTTTGAAAATAAACAAGGTCAAAACGCCTCAACAATTGAGGTGCAAGTATCTGAAGTGACTTTCCTTCGTAAGAAAATGGGCATTGATCAACCGCAAAACCCTGCCGAACAATTAATGACCAATATCGAAACCCTGATTTTAGATTAA
- a CDS encoding response regulator transcription factor, protein MNILMIEDNESVAEMMSMFFEQQKDWEATFIQDGEEGWQHYLANEETIEMVILDLNLPSKDGIQICRDIRQQNKQVPIIMLTARDAESEQVLGLGLGADDYVTKPFDPITFMARMRALYRRSQLSESSVEATEEKGNADQFDIQTEFIRINSQNREAFYKDQLIQHLTPKEFEILQLLARRPKQVFTREHLLTTLWEDPFYGDERTVDAHIKKLRQKMEEYGPQLIQTVWGVGYKFDETGV, encoded by the coding sequence ATGAACATCTTGATGATTGAAGATAACGAAAGTGTTGCAGAGATGATGAGTATGTTTTTTGAACAACAAAAAGACTGGGAAGCGACGTTTATCCAAGATGGTGAAGAGGGCTGGCAACACTATTTAGCTAACGAGGAAACGATTGAAATGGTGATTTTGGATTTAAACTTACCAAGTAAAGATGGGATTCAAATCTGTCGGGACATCCGCCAACAAAATAAACAAGTACCAATTATCATGCTGACTGCTCGTGACGCAGAAAGCGAGCAAGTCCTTGGTTTAGGCCTTGGTGCCGATGATTACGTGACCAAACCCTTTGACCCAATCACCTTTATGGCCCGGATGCGTGCATTATACCGCCGTAGCCAATTGTCTGAATCATCAGTTGAAGCCACAGAGGAAAAGGGCAATGCGGACCAATTTGACATCCAAACAGAATTTATCCGGATCAACAGCCAAAACCGTGAAGCCTTCTATAAAGACCAATTAATTCAACATTTAACACCAAAAGAATTTGAAATTCTACAATTGTTGGCTCGTCGTCCAAAACAAGTATTCACACGGGAACACTTACTGACAACGCTATGGGAAGACCCATTCTACGGGGATGAGCGTACAGTAGATGCCCACATTAAAAAGCTACGTCAAAAAATGGAAGAGTATGGGCCTCAACTTATTCAAACAGTCTGGGGAGTAGGCTATAAATTCGACGAAACCGGTGTTTAA
- a CDS encoding VanZ family protein: MYFLGPLLIWLEDISAGRILNFHLVELSLFSLDKTIFYMIALLVIQAGIIFYKRSKNTNYSIDWFREAIKFIFAIYLILLVHLTVLRYDWQWWQASFNFERSLNELNWIPLVDTIKLRNGSAFSFWYNFFGNVVWFFPFGMMLPYIFKMKRAFFITLLWGLLFSVSIETMQFYLETGVSHIDDVIFNGAGVIIGYLIYDILKISNRYIKGRRNTNG; the protein is encoded by the coding sequence ATGTATTTTTTAGGGCCGTTACTTATATGGCTAGAAGACATTTCTGCAGGCAGAATTTTAAATTTCCATTTAGTAGAGTTATCGTTGTTTAGTTTGGATAAAACCATCTTCTATATGATTGCTTTACTGGTTATTCAAGCAGGAATCATTTTCTATAAACGGTCTAAGAATACAAATTATTCGATTGACTGGTTTAGAGAAGCAATCAAATTTATCTTTGCCATATATTTAATATTGTTGGTACATTTAACCGTATTACGTTATGATTGGCAATGGTGGCAAGCGTCCTTCAATTTTGAACGGTCGCTGAATGAATTAAATTGGATACCACTGGTTGATACTATTAAGTTAAGAAACGGGTCCGCATTTTCCTTCTGGTATAACTTCTTTGGAAATGTTGTTTGGTTCTTTCCATTTGGTATGATGCTCCCCTATATCTTTAAGATGAAGCGTGCCTTCTTCATCACGTTACTTTGGGGATTGTTATTTTCCGTATCAATTGAAACCATGCAATTTTATTTAGAAACAGGCGTAAGTCATATTGATGACGTCATTTTTAATGGCGCAGGGGTAATCATCGGTTACCTGATCTATGACATTTTGAAAATCAGCAACAGGTATATAAAAGGGAGAAGAAATACAAATGGCTAA
- a CDS encoding sensor histidine kinase yields MKLNFFYQQILSFLVVIGMTIAAMGVTLFSFSRDQVLLRQEQQLNDIAHFISGQTISPEFLASMEPLLQSSNMKLFYFNADNELIYPTDEAVAIPNNQLTDEELKTLENGHDLNLRTFEMGFTEKVGDALAIFMPLTNAENQSFAGYLVIGVPSSQSDAIIDNLVHNVVKGIMIALIIAVIFSVIIAGYQNKRIRRIQEATQKIAQGDYSVRLEVSNIDEFDDLAKDFNQMAVALRESEVEIDRQENIRRQLMMDVAHEIRTPLTTMIGLLEGLRQKVLPEDKIDRSVDLMYKEANRLNRLVNENLDIEKIRSNEIVLKKSKFNAAEVLRDISLQLSETAKVKHIKFELDMPDEVPIYADYDRFHQIIFNITQNAVQFTDYGEIFMSSAFQDGETYIKIKDSGMGMTKEQVENIWERFYKADISRKNNEFGESGLGLSIVKQLVELHQATIHVESEAGVGTIFTLVFYDRETLAEKNKVE; encoded by the coding sequence ATGAAATTGAACTTTTTTTACCAACAAATTCTCAGCTTTCTAGTGGTCATTGGTATGACCATAGCAGCCATGGGGGTAACTTTGTTTTCTTTTTCAAGGGACCAGGTGCTCCTAAGGCAAGAACAACAATTGAATGACATTGCCCACTTTATTTCAGGGCAGACCATTTCACCTGAATTCTTAGCTTCAATGGAACCCTTACTGCAGTCGTCCAATATGAAGTTGTTCTATTTTAATGCGGACAACGAATTGATTTATCCAACCGATGAAGCAGTGGCCATTCCAAATAATCAGTTGACGGATGAAGAATTGAAGACGTTAGAAAATGGTCATGACTTGAATTTACGGACTTTTGAAATGGGCTTTACGGAAAAAGTCGGAGATGCCTTAGCCATCTTCATGCCGCTAACCAATGCAGAAAACCAGTCCTTTGCGGGTTACTTAGTTATTGGGGTGCCGTCTAGTCAATCCGATGCCATTATTGATAACCTGGTGCACAATGTGGTTAAAGGGATCATGATTGCCTTGATTATTGCGGTCATCTTTTCAGTGATTATTGCCGGATACCAAAATAAACGGATTCGCCGAATCCAGGAGGCCACCCAAAAAATTGCGCAAGGTGACTATTCGGTTCGTTTAGAGGTCAGTAATATTGATGAATTTGATGATTTAGCTAAGGACTTTAACCAAATGGCGGTTGCCTTAAGGGAGTCTGAAGTGGAAATCGACCGACAAGAAAACATCCGCCGTCAATTGATGATGGATGTGGCCCATGAAATTCGGACCCCGCTAACGACTATGATTGGTTTATTAGAAGGATTAAGACAAAAAGTATTGCCTGAAGATAAAATTGACCGGTCTGTGGATTTGATGTATAAGGAAGCCAACCGATTAAATCGGTTAGTTAACGAAAATCTGGATATTGAAAAAATACGATCCAATGAAATTGTATTGAAGAAATCAAAATTCAATGCAGCCGAAGTTTTAAGGGATATTTCGCTCCAATTATCAGAAACAGCCAAAGTTAAACACATCAAATTTGAATTGGATATGCCAGATGAAGTGCCGATTTATGCTGATTATGACCGATTCCACCAAATTATCTTCAATATCACCCAAAATGCGGTACAATTTACCGATTATGGCGAAATTTTTATGTCTAGCGCCTTTCAAGATGGGGAAACTTATATTAAAATAAAAGATTCAGGTATGGGCATGACGAAAGAACAAGTCGAAAATATCTGGGAGCGATTCTATAAAGCAGATATTTCCCGGAAAAATAATGAATTCGGTGAATCTGGTTTAGGTTTATCGATTGTTAAACAACTCGTTGAATTACATCAAGCCACTATCCACGTGGAGAGTGAAGCAGGCGTTGGGACAATATTTACCCTAGTATTTTACGACCGTGAAACATTGGCAGAAAAAAATAAGGTCGAATAG
- a CDS encoding DUF1772 domain-containing protein yields the protein MSIFQVVYVLCLAIQLGFYFSFSNTIMPVLGKQAGNVGQRIMQDINKQVENDQFLGSFFAPIFLFIAIILLGNPIDWQIYLSFVIYFVGVIGVTIAFNMPLNRQLANRKIRTDWTDFVQQWSRWNHVRTGSALVALALAIS from the coding sequence ATGTCTATTTTTCAGGTTGTCTATGTCCTTTGCCTAGCCATCCAACTAGGCTTCTATTTTTCTTTCTCCAACACCATCATGCCAGTTCTTGGTAAACAAGCCGGTAACGTTGGCCAAAGGATTATGCAGGACATCAATAAGCAGGTTGAAAACGACCAATTTCTAGGCAGTTTTTTCGCACCGATATTTTTATTCATTGCGATTATTTTGCTGGGCAACCCCATTGACTGGCAAATATATCTGAGCTTTGTGATTTATTTTGTCGGTGTCATCGGCGTAACTATCGCCTTCAATATGCCACTAAACCGCCAACTAGCTAACCGGAAAATCCGAACCGATTGGACTGACTTTGTCCAACAATGGTCTAGGTGGAACCATGTGAGAACTGGGTCTGCCCTTGTCGCCTTAGCCCTAGCCATCAGCTAA